A section of the bacterium SCSIO 12696 genome encodes:
- a CDS encoding DUF924 domain-containing protein, producing the protein MATDYQQVLDFWFGDGADAEIASRQSSLWWGKNPEVDCQIKRQFEGDLQALVDGQQPQWLESPQGRLAAIVVLDQFSRNMYRDSGQSFSQDGLALALCIEGIDRGVDKKLSPIQRVFFYMPLEHAESMDMQNLSVTAFERLHSEVPETDQKLFAGFVEFAEKHRVIIERFGRYPHRNKLLGRESTAEEVEFLKQPGSRF; encoded by the coding sequence ATGGCAACAGATTATCAACAGGTATTGGACTTTTGGTTTGGTGATGGCGCTGATGCAGAAATTGCCAGTCGCCAATCATCGCTTTGGTGGGGTAAAAATCCGGAAGTGGATTGCCAGATTAAACGCCAGTTTGAAGGAGACTTGCAGGCCCTTGTTGACGGCCAGCAACCGCAATGGCTGGAAAGCCCACAGGGCCGGCTGGCGGCCATTGTTGTACTCGACCAATTCTCGCGCAATATGTACCGCGATAGTGGCCAATCTTTCTCCCAAGATGGTTTGGCACTGGCATTATGCATTGAAGGGATTGACCGTGGTGTTGATAAAAAACTCAGCCCGATCCAGCGTGTGTTTTTCTACATGCCCTTGGAGCACGCAGAGTCCATGGACATGCAAAACTTATCGGTGACGGCCTTCGAACGACTCCACAGTGAAGTGCCAGAAACCGATCAAAAATTGTTTGCCGGGTTTGTTGAATTTGCGGAAAAACACCGAGTAATTATTGAACGCTTCGGCCGTTATCCTCATCGAAATAAATTATTAGGTCGTGAGTCAACGGCAGAAGAAGTTGAGTTTTTAAAACAGCCGGGTAGTAGATTTTAG
- a CDS encoding PDZ domain-containing protein has translation MPLKITVFITALLLIQPTFSQPPTTDELPRRAKWQATLQLQDSAGLLVSKLEASSPLKQAGLQVGDRIVAIDGKAITSNPQRNDITDALVADRNYRITYRRGVDAHTADVRFAPVPLESYPNLAVAYSQITSNYGIRQRTIITRPANKKGRQPAIFVVQGLSCSSIENTPGRKSNFIRSLTNLAKQSGMVMLRVEKPGLGDSEGDCSQTDFYTELDGYETALQQLLSLPYVDPERVIVYGSSMGSALAPYLANKYQLNGIISDGTFYRSWFEHMLEIERRIKQMQDVSEADINQQMVHAYIPLYYGMLVEKKSYAQMIDENPLLAKYNYHLPEHMYGRPMSFYHQLQGFNVPGEWEKLAAPARIRWGTLDWIMSEADNHMIVDTLKRNNHQDFEFYKHPDMDHWYTIHATAKDSFTGKPGKWSDKIGQVLVDWAKELNKQ, from the coding sequence ATGCCGTTGAAAATCACCGTTTTCATCACTGCCCTGCTGTTAATTCAACCGACATTTAGCCAGCCACCAACTACCGACGAACTGCCTCGACGAGCCAAATGGCAAGCTACCCTGCAACTACAGGACAGCGCTGGTTTATTGGTTAGCAAACTGGAAGCTAGCTCGCCTTTGAAACAAGCTGGGCTGCAAGTAGGCGACCGTATTGTCGCCATTGATGGCAAGGCCATTACCAGCAACCCTCAACGAAACGATATCACCGACGCCTTGGTGGCTGACCGCAATTATCGAATTACCTATCGGCGCGGAGTTGATGCTCATACAGCGGATGTGCGCTTTGCGCCAGTACCTCTGGAAAGCTACCCCAACTTGGCGGTCGCTTACTCCCAGATCACCAGCAATTACGGCATTCGCCAACGTACCATCATCACCCGGCCAGCCAACAAGAAAGGCCGCCAACCGGCTATTTTTGTGGTGCAGGGACTCAGCTGTTCCAGTATTGAAAATACCCCGGGGCGCAAATCCAACTTTATACGCTCACTCACCAACCTGGCTAAACAGTCGGGCATGGTGATGTTGAGAGTCGAAAAGCCTGGGCTGGGTGACAGCGAAGGCGATTGTTCGCAGACCGATTTCTACACTGAATTGGATGGTTACGAAACTGCTTTGCAACAACTACTGTCGCTGCCTTATGTAGATCCCGAGCGAGTGATTGTGTACGGCAGCAGTATGGGCAGCGCGCTGGCACCCTACCTGGCCAATAAATACCAGTTAAACGGCATTATCTCTGACGGCACCTTTTATCGTTCCTGGTTTGAACACATGCTGGAAATCGAGCGACGCATCAAACAGATGCAAGACGTCAGCGAAGCAGACATCAACCAACAAATGGTGCACGCCTATATACCGCTTTACTACGGTATGTTGGTGGAAAAGAAAAGCTACGCACAAATGATTGACGAAAACCCTCTGTTGGCTAAATACAATTACCACTTGCCGGAACACATGTATGGCCGCCCAATGAGTTTCTACCACCAATTACAAGGCTTTAATGTACCGGGGGAATGGGAAAAATTAGCCGCCCCTGCACGCATTCGCTGGGGCACGCTGGACTGGATTATGTCAGAAGCAGATAACCATATGATTGTGGACACACTCAAACGCAACAACCACCAAGATTTTGAATTTTATAAACACCCAGACATGGATCACTGGTACACCATCCATGCGACTGCAAAAGATTCTTTTACGGGCAAGCCCGGCAAGTGGAGCGATAAAATTGGCCAGGTATTGGTAGATTGGGCAAAGGAGTTAAATAAACAATAA
- a CDS encoding FMN-binding negative transcriptional regulator: MYVPDKWRMKEADKIYSFIDNYSFATVISGNLDASHLPLLLKFQSDGIPVLYGHFSKANTQIKQIAQTRVLAVFHGPHAYISPSWYANKPAVPTWNYAAVHVQGTVHLTDGDETLKRLDQLIQKYDPGLSAEVISDEHKNKLLNGIVGFKIVVDDIQAKEKLGQHKSSEDQRGVTHGLANECGDARQLLEYMRKYGIGTGD; encoded by the coding sequence ATGTATGTCCCCGATAAATGGAGGATGAAAGAAGCCGATAAAATTTATAGTTTTATCGATAACTACAGTTTTGCCACAGTGATTTCCGGAAATCTTGACGCTTCCCACCTCCCTCTCCTATTGAAGTTTCAGAGTGATGGTATCCCAGTGCTGTACGGGCACTTTTCCAAAGCCAATACACAAATAAAACAAATTGCTCAAACTCGGGTGTTAGCAGTTTTTCATGGGCCGCACGCTTATATATCGCCATCTTGGTACGCGAATAAGCCCGCCGTGCCTACCTGGAACTATGCGGCTGTTCATGTACAGGGTACGGTGCATCTAACAGATGGAGACGAAACTCTTAAACGCCTGGATCAATTGATTCAAAAATACGATCCGGGTTTGTCTGCTGAAGTTATTTCAGACGAGCATAAAAATAAATTATTGAATGGTATCGTTGGTTTTAAAATTGTTGTCGACGATATTCAAGCCAAGGAAAAGTTGGGCCAGCATAAAAGCTCAGAGGATCAAAGGGGTGTAACACATGGTTTGGCGAATGAATGTGGTGATGCCAGGCAGCTGCTTGAGTACATGCGTAAGTACGGCATAGGTACTGGTGACTAA
- the ubiA gene encoding 4-hydroxybenzoate octaprenyltransferase, translating to MNQTFKQRLPHFMRLMRFDKPIGTLLLLWPTLWALWFAAGGFPDWHVLVIFVLGVTLMRAAGCVINDYADRHIDGHVKRTEQRPIPSGQVAPKEALLLFAGLALVAFVLVLFTNGLTIQLSLGGVLLAACYPFMKRYTHLPQVVLGAAFAWAIPMAFAAQTGALSPALWALYAGVVMWTVAYDTFYAMVDRDDDLKLGVKSTAILFGDQDRVIVLALQVLCILALLMTGQNFERGWYYYGGVAVAALLFLHQQRITSGRDRDACFQAFLNNNWVGVAVFVGLVLDYQL from the coding sequence ATGAATCAAACCTTCAAACAACGTCTGCCCCACTTTATGCGCCTGATGCGCTTTGACAAACCCATCGGCACCTTGCTGTTGCTATGGCCCACCCTGTGGGCACTGTGGTTTGCCGCAGGCGGATTCCCCGACTGGCATGTACTGGTGATTTTTGTGCTGGGAGTGACTCTGATGCGGGCAGCGGGCTGTGTGATTAACGATTACGCCGACCGTCACATCGATGGCCACGTTAAACGTACCGAACAGCGCCCCATCCCCAGCGGCCAGGTAGCACCCAAAGAGGCGCTGTTGTTGTTTGCTGGCCTCGCCCTGGTTGCTTTTGTGTTGGTGCTGTTTACCAATGGTTTGACGATTCAACTGTCTTTGGGGGGCGTACTATTGGCGGCTTGCTACCCGTTTATGAAGCGCTACACTCATCTGCCCCAAGTGGTGTTGGGAGCTGCCTTTGCCTGGGCGATTCCCATGGCCTTCGCCGCCCAGACCGGTGCGCTGAGCCCTGCCCTGTGGGCACTGTACGCCGGGGTGGTGATGTGGACAGTGGCTTACGATACCTTTTACGCCATGGTGGATCGCGACGACGATTTAAAGTTAGGGGTGAAATCCACCGCCATTTTGTTTGGCGACCAGGATCGTGTCATTGTGCTGGCCCTGCAAGTACTGTGTATTTTGGCATTGTTGATGACCGGCCAGAATTTTGAGCGGGGCTGGTACTACTACGGCGGTGTTGCCGTGGCAGCCCTGTTGTTCCTCCACCAGCAGCGCATTACCAGTGGCCGTGATCGAGATGCCTGCTTCCAGGCCTTTTTAAACAACAACTGGGTCGGCGTTGCGGTATTTGTGGGGCTGGTTCTGGACTACCAACTGTAA
- the phoR gene encoding phosphate regulon sensor histidine kinase PhoR has protein sequence MKRSFHTEIQRVVLLLSGLLLFGYFNGHMLATLLAGCLGYIAWGFYKFQQIYRWLDGGARGLPPDATGVWGDMSDYLYRLQKRVMRSQHNLKSLTIRIQKITDALSDGILILDRNRSLEWWNPSAELLLSLETDDRHQSIVNLVRDPRFVEFIQQHEFKDSLEIRAPGSISRILACSAAAFGDDEVVLVVRDITRLRNLEEMRKEFVGNVSHELRTPLTVISGYLENLGAMTDMLPKPVTRAMGQMKQQTDRMSSLADDLVMLSKLESLEKHAGKKKVPLEPLLQQVVTDANALSEGKHQITLQGDISLSLRGKQSQIQSAISNLVFNAVRHNPQGCDININAVNNGASFHIDISDTGMGIDPSHLPRLTERFYRVDASRTSNSGGTGLGLAIVKHVMLRHEGSLEIESTLGKGSVFSCRFPKSRVVE, from the coding sequence TTGAAGCGAAGCTTCCACACCGAGATTCAGCGCGTTGTTTTGCTGCTCAGTGGCCTGCTGCTGTTCGGCTACTTTAACGGTCATATGCTGGCCACCCTGCTCGCAGGGTGCCTGGGCTATATTGCCTGGGGCTTTTACAAGTTTCAGCAAATTTACCGCTGGCTCGACGGCGGTGCTCGCGGCCTGCCCCCGGATGCCACTGGCGTTTGGGGAGATATGTCCGATTACCTCTACCGCCTGCAAAAGCGGGTTATGCGCAGCCAGCACAACCTCAAGTCCCTGACCATTCGTATTCAAAAGATCACCGACGCACTCAGCGACGGCATATTAATTTTGGATCGAAACCGGTCTTTGGAGTGGTGGAACCCCAGTGCGGAGTTATTGCTATCACTGGAAACCGACGACCGTCACCAGTCCATTGTCAATCTGGTGCGCGACCCCCGCTTTGTGGAATTTATTCAGCAGCATGAGTTTAAGGATTCCCTGGAGATTCGCGCCCCCGGCAGTATCTCGCGAATTTTGGCTTGCAGTGCCGCCGCCTTTGGCGACGACGAAGTGGTGCTGGTGGTGCGCGACATCACCCGCCTGCGCAACCTGGAAGAAATGCGCAAAGAGTTTGTCGGCAACGTTTCCCACGAACTGCGCACCCCGCTAACCGTGATTTCCGGCTACCTGGAAAACCTGGGCGCAATGACCGATATGCTGCCTAAACCAGTCACCAGAGCCATGGGCCAGATGAAGCAGCAAACCGACCGCATGAGCAGTTTGGCAGACGACCTGGTGATGTTGTCGAAGCTGGAGTCTCTGGAAAAGCACGCGGGCAAAAAGAAGGTGCCACTGGAACCGCTGTTGCAACAAGTCGTTACCGATGCCAACGCCCTCAGCGAAGGCAAGCACCAGATTACCTTACAGGGAGATATCAGCCTGTCTCTGCGGGGTAAGCAGTCGCAAATTCAGAGCGCGATTTCCAACCTGGTGTTTAACGCGGTGCGCCACAACCCACAGGGTTGTGACATCAATATCAACGCGGTAAACAATGGTGCCAGCTTTCATATCGATATCAGCGATACCGGCATGGGTATCGACCCCTCTCACCTGCCAAGACTCACCGAACGCTTTTATCGAGTAGACGCCAGCCGCACCTCCAACTCCGGGGGGACTGGTTTGGGCCTGGCCATTGTTAAACACGTAATGCTGCGCCACGAAGGCTCACTGGAAATAGAAAGTACGCTGGGCAAGGGCTCGGTATTTAGCTGTCGCTTCCCGAAAAGTCGGGTTGTGGAGTAA
- a CDS encoding phosphoadenosine phosphosulfate reductase family protein: MIDIAQANQQLQGATPQQIIEAALQDSAKPLVSTNFGPYEAVILHMATQVKADIPVIWVDSGYNTRDTYRTADKLIELLNLNIQVYTPTMTTGRWDLAHGGVPDIDEDRHATFTEHFKLEPFARAMAEQRPDVWLTAVRSEQTAFRQNMEVFAEGANGVTKVAPLLHWKEADMQKYLQQHNLPNVESYFDPTKGLANRECGLHTQL; encoded by the coding sequence ATGATTGATATTGCCCAAGCCAACCAACAGCTCCAGGGGGCAACCCCACAACAGATTATTGAAGCCGCCCTGCAGGATTCTGCCAAGCCGTTGGTGTCCACCAACTTTGGCCCTTACGAGGCGGTCATACTGCACATGGCCACCCAGGTGAAGGCGGATATTCCGGTGATTTGGGTGGACTCGGGTTATAACACCCGCGACACGTATCGGACGGCGGATAAGCTGATCGAACTGTTGAATCTGAATATTCAGGTGTACACACCAACCATGACCACTGGGCGCTGGGACCTGGCCCACGGTGGTGTGCCGGATATTGACGAAGACCGCCACGCCACCTTTACCGAGCACTTTAAACTGGAACCCTTTGCCCGGGCCATGGCCGAGCAGCGCCCGGATGTGTGGTTAACCGCAGTGAGAAGTGAGCAGACTGCGTTTCGCCAGAACATGGAGGTGTTTGCCGAAGGCGCTAACGGTGTTACCAAAGTGGCGCCGCTGCTGCACTGGAAAGAAGCCGATATGCAAAAGTACTTGCAGCAACACAATCTGCCTAACGTAGAAAGCTACTTTGACCCCACCAAGGGTTTGGCGAACAGAGAGTGTGGGCTGCATACTCAGCTGTAA
- the phoB gene encoding phosphate regulon transcriptional regulator PhoB: protein MQPATILVVDDEAPIRDMIVMALEVAGYNCLQASNAQDAHGLIIDECPDLVLLDWMMPGTSGIELVRRLKRQELTAKLPVIMLTAKSDEDNKIQGFDSGADDYVTKPFSPRELIARIKALLRRTGPGAPEEPISIEGLLFDPISHRVSINDTPVSMGPTEYRLLEFFLTHQERVYSRDQILDHVWGGNVYMEERTVDVHIRRLRKALGIDGHDRFIQTVRGAGYRFSTKVAEQS from the coding sequence ATGCAACCAGCAACCATTCTCGTGGTGGACGACGAAGCGCCCATCCGCGACATGATTGTCATGGCACTGGAAGTAGCGGGCTACAACTGCCTGCAGGCCTCCAATGCCCAGGACGCACACGGCCTGATTATCGATGAATGCCCCGACCTGGTACTGCTGGACTGGATGATGCCCGGCACCAGCGGCATTGAGCTGGTGCGGCGCCTCAAACGCCAGGAGCTTACCGCCAAATTGCCGGTGATCATGCTCACCGCCAAATCCGATGAAGACAACAAGATCCAGGGCTTTGACTCCGGTGCGGACGACTACGTCACCAAGCCGTTCTCACCCCGGGAATTGATTGCTCGCATCAAGGCATTGCTGCGTCGCACCGGCCCCGGTGCACCAGAAGAGCCTATTTCTATCGAAGGTCTGTTGTTCGACCCCATCAGTCATCGGGTTAGCATTAACGACACACCGGTTTCCATGGGCCCCACCGAATACCGCCTACTGGAGTTCTTTCTCACTCATCAGGAGCGGGTATACAGCCGTGACCAGATTCTCGACCACGTGTGGGGCGGCAATGTGTACATGGAAGAGCGCACTGTAGACGTCCATATTCGTCGCCTGCGCAAGGCCCTTGGTATTGATGGCCACGACCGTTTCATTCAAACTGTGCGCGGCGCTGGCTACCGTTTTTCCACCAAGGTGGCCGAACAAAGTTAA
- a CDS encoding peptidylprolyl isomerase — MSIQADSVVSIHYTLTDDDGVQLDSSQGGEPLVYLQGAGNIIPGLENALLGKAIGDELKVSVAPAEAYGEYQDGLVQSVPRNLFGDDQEVQAGMRFQAQTDNGPMSVVITDVSDDSVSVDANHPLAGKTLHFDVTVAELRDATEEELAHGHPHVGGSCES, encoded by the coding sequence ATGTCTATTCAAGCGGACTCCGTGGTTTCCATTCACTACACACTCACCGACGATGACGGTGTGCAACTGGACTCATCCCAAGGCGGCGAACCGCTGGTGTATTTACAAGGCGCTGGAAATATCATCCCCGGCTTGGAAAACGCCCTGTTGGGCAAAGCGATTGGTGACGAACTAAAAGTGTCTGTAGCCCCGGCGGAAGCCTACGGCGAATACCAGGACGGTCTGGTGCAATCGGTACCCCGCAATCTGTTTGGCGACGACCAAGAAGTTCAAGCTGGCATGCGCTTTCAGGCGCAAACCGACAATGGGCCCATGTCTGTAGTGATTACCGATGTCAGTGACGACAGCGTGAGTGTTGACGCCAATCACCCACTGGCGGGCAAAACCCTGCATTTTGATGTCACCGTTGCTGAATTGCGTGACGCCACCGAAGAAGAGCTGGCTCACGGCCACCCCCACGTGGGCGGCAGCTGCGAGAGCTGA
- a CDS encoding Glu/Leu/Phe/Val dehydrogenase codes for MDVFTDAVARLNRLGLEAGIDLEVLQTLNYPEQTVTAALPVRMDNGRTEVFVGHRCRFNSALGPTKGGIRYHPGVTVEEVQALALWMTIKCSLANIPYGGGKGGVTVDPKSLSPMELERLSRSYMRAMVDVVGPSRDIPAPDVYTNARIMGWMADEYERIQREKAPGVITGKPIELGGSLGRDEATGRGAFIVTQQLAEKLSWNPADIRVAVQGFGNAGYHVARLLHQTGYRIVAVSDSQGAIYSEHGFDVESLYQHKQRQRKLEAVYCEGSVCTLQEHQRISNEALLELDVDLLVPSALEGVITADNASRIKAPVIVEVANGPIESDADKILEDKGIQVLPDVLANAGGVVVSYFEWVQNRQGWAWPLEQVRERLHGTLTEAFDRMWQVHKEEGVPLRNAAYAVALRRISQAISSHGTQEYFQNGDG; via the coding sequence ATGGACGTATTCACTGATGCAGTGGCCCGCCTCAATCGCCTGGGCCTGGAAGCAGGCATCGACCTGGAAGTTCTGCAAACCCTGAACTACCCGGAACAAACCGTTACCGCCGCACTCCCAGTGCGCATGGACAACGGTCGCACAGAAGTCTTTGTAGGCCACCGCTGCCGTTTCAACTCAGCGCTGGGCCCAACCAAGGGCGGCATTCGCTATCACCCCGGTGTGACCGTGGAAGAAGTGCAGGCGCTGGCGCTGTGGATGACCATCAAGTGTTCACTGGCCAATATCCCTTATGGTGGTGGTAAAGGCGGTGTAACGGTAGACCCCAAATCTCTGTCGCCCATGGAGCTCGAACGCCTGTCCCGCAGCTACATGCGCGCCATGGTAGACGTGGTCGGGCCGAGCCGGGATATTCCGGCTCCAGATGTGTACACCAATGCCCGCATCATGGGCTGGATGGCGGATGAATACGAACGTATTCAGCGGGAAAAGGCACCGGGCGTGATTACCGGTAAACCCATTGAGCTGGGTGGTAGCCTCGGCCGTGATGAAGCCACCGGGCGCGGTGCTTTTATCGTTACTCAACAGCTCGCGGAAAAACTGAGCTGGAACCCCGCTGATATTCGCGTCGCAGTACAGGGCTTTGGTAACGCCGGTTATCATGTGGCTCGCTTGCTGCATCAGACTGGCTATCGCATCGTTGCGGTCAGTGACTCCCAGGGTGCGATTTATTCTGAGCACGGTTTTGATGTTGAAAGCCTGTATCAACATAAGCAGCGGCAGCGCAAGCTGGAAGCCGTTTACTGCGAAGGCTCGGTGTGTACCTTGCAAGAGCACCAGCGCATCAGCAACGAAGCGCTGCTGGAGCTGGACGTTGACCTGTTGGTTCCCTCGGCTTTGGAAGGGGTGATTACCGCAGACAACGCCAGCCGCATCAAAGCGCCGGTGATTGTGGAAGTGGCCAACGGCCCTATCGAAAGCGACGCCGACAAGATACTTGAGGATAAAGGCATACAGGTGCTGCCCGACGTACTGGCCAACGCCGGTGGCGTGGTAGTGAGTTACTTTGAGTGGGTTCAAAACCGCCAGGGTTGGGCGTGGCCGTTGGAGCAGGTGCGGGAGCGTTTGCACGGTACACTGACCGAAGCCTTTGACCGCATGTGGCAAGTGCACAAGGAAGAGGGGGTGCCACTGCGCAACGCCGCTTATGCAGTAGCCTTGCGTCGCATTTCACAAGCCATCAGTAGCCATGGCACCCAAGAGTATTTTCAGAACGGGGACGGGTAA
- a CDS encoding N-acetyltransferase, whose product MDVDFCTSINGISADCWNHLLGCDYPFLQHRFLAALENSGSVCEDTGWQPRHLLLRDNNTPVAALPLYEKHHSWGEYVFDWSWADAYQRLQLPYYPKLLSAVPFTPATGPRLLMAPGCDTNTIIENMGAAIRDVAEQQEHSGFHLLFPNPEQDQQLRNLDFLQRRTGTQFHWLNRGYRCFDDFLSGFKARKRKTVQAERRKVAEHKLVLERLTGEQLNHSLWDQFYPLYHRTYLKRSGGTGYLNRDFFERIGNTMAEQIMVATARDADGSLVAAALFFHDQNTLYGRYWGTAMELDGLHFELCYYQGIEYAIEKGLQRFDAGAQGEHKIRRGFEPVETCSYHWLADERFNHAIADFLAQETAMNTRYMEDAGQYLPYKKIEW is encoded by the coding sequence GTGGACGTGGATTTCTGCACCAGTATCAACGGTATATCTGCAGACTGTTGGAACCACCTGTTGGGGTGCGACTACCCGTTTTTGCAACACCGGTTTCTCGCCGCCCTGGAGAACAGCGGCAGTGTCTGCGAAGACACCGGGTGGCAGCCACGCCACCTGCTGTTACGGGACAACAACACCCCTGTGGCCGCCTTGCCGCTGTATGAAAAACACCACTCTTGGGGGGAGTACGTGTTCGACTGGAGTTGGGCCGACGCCTATCAGCGCCTGCAACTGCCCTACTACCCCAAGCTGCTGAGTGCAGTACCGTTTACCCCCGCCACCGGCCCCCGACTGTTAATGGCACCAGGTTGCGATACCAACACCATTATCGAAAACATGGGCGCGGCCATTCGTGACGTTGCTGAACAACAGGAACACTCTGGCTTTCACTTGTTGTTCCCAAACCCTGAGCAAGACCAGCAACTACGAAATCTGGATTTTTTACAGCGTCGAACCGGCACCCAGTTCCATTGGCTGAACCGCGGTTATCGGTGTTTTGATGATTTTCTCAGTGGGTTTAAGGCCCGCAAACGCAAAACCGTACAGGCCGAACGGCGCAAAGTTGCTGAACATAAACTGGTGCTGGAGCGACTGACCGGCGAGCAGCTAAACCACTCTCTGTGGGATCAATTTTACCCGCTGTATCATCGCACTTATTTAAAACGCAGCGGCGGTACCGGCTATCTAAACCGGGACTTTTTTGAACGCATTGGCAACACCATGGCGGAACAAATTATGGTGGCCACCGCGCGGGATGCCGACGGTTCGTTAGTAGCAGCCGCATTATTCTTTCACGATCAAAACACATTGTACGGCCGCTATTGGGGCACCGCCATGGAGCTGGACGGTTTACACTTCGAGCTTTGTTACTATCAGGGCATTGAATACGCCATCGAAAAGGGGCTGCAACGATTTGATGCCGGCGCCCAAGGAGAACACAAAATACGCCGCGGTTTTGAGCCTGTGGAAACCTGCTCTTATCACTGGCTAGCTGACGAGCGTTTTAATCACGCGATTGCGGATTTTCTGGCACAAGAAACCGCGATGAACACGCGTTATATGGAAGATGCGGGGCAGTATTTGCCTTATAAAAAAATAGAATGGTGA
- a CDS encoding pyridoxal-phosphate dependent enzyme yields the protein MTNLPCSELGLATPIERVRVGVLAEKDIQLIIKREDLRHPQISGNKFHKLKYNLDYAKREGFSAVASFGGAWSNHLHALAYAGKQQGLNTIGFIRGPLPQPLNAMLKDAQSWGMDLRPLSYGDYRRRYEDDFCQELMASVTNGYLIPEGGAGQLAVRGCAELGAEIVAQTPGMDYLCVACGTGATMAGLIAGVKGRATVLGFSVIKNNHKLQSDIRSWLPEHCLQKPWRIIEGYDCGGFGKLSQQLVAFMDQWHSHSSIPLEPLYTGKMLYGLFHLIDADYFPPASKVVVLHSGGLQGLRGMESEMEKYRS from the coding sequence GTGACTAATTTGCCTTGTTCGGAGTTGGGGCTAGCGACGCCAATAGAGCGTGTTAGGGTTGGCGTGCTGGCTGAGAAAGATATCCAACTGATTATCAAACGCGAAGACCTTCGCCACCCACAAATTTCTGGCAATAAATTTCACAAGCTGAAGTACAACCTGGACTACGCAAAGCGGGAGGGTTTTTCCGCCGTTGCCAGTTTTGGCGGTGCCTGGTCGAACCATCTTCATGCCCTGGCCTATGCGGGAAAACAACAGGGATTAAATACTATCGGCTTTATTCGTGGCCCCTTGCCTCAGCCACTCAATGCCATGTTGAAAGACGCCCAGAGCTGGGGAATGGATTTGAGGCCGCTGAGTTACGGAGATTATCGTCGCCGCTATGAGGATGATTTTTGTCAGGAGCTGATGGCGTCGGTCACCAATGGCTACCTGATTCCTGAAGGCGGTGCTGGTCAATTAGCGGTTCGTGGTTGTGCCGAGCTGGGTGCAGAAATTGTGGCCCAAACACCGGGGATGGATTACCTCTGTGTCGCCTGTGGCACCGGTGCCACCATGGCGGGGCTAATTGCAGGGGTTAAGGGTCGGGCAACCGTTCTGGGTTTTTCTGTGATCAAAAACAACCATAAGCTACAAAGCGATATTCGCAGCTGGTTGCCTGAACACTGTCTTCAAAAGCCATGGCGCATTATTGAGGGCTATGATTGTGGTGGTTTCGGTAAACTCAGTCAGCAGCTGGTGGCGTTTATGGATCAATGGCACTCTCATAGCAGTATCCCACTTGAGCCACTTTACACCGGTAAAATGCTTTATGGATTATTCCATCTGATTGATGCCGATTACTTTCCGCCGGCCTCAAAGGTTGTGGTGTTGCACAGTGGTGGCTTACAGGGTTTGCGGGGTATGGAATCTGAAATGGAAAAATATCGGAGCTGA
- a CDS encoding DUF4234 domain-containing protein: protein MEHTTANPYKTPGSEVLNTNAKAGAMNFKRISAWGVFGLGIITLGIYYIYWMYNRAQVINQFHGEKISAGLLNGFVAIVIATFLSGFITEFVDESGLILEAILNLAYFVLWLLVIFGIRSRLENILARKLNGIMTFFFGGLYLQYKINEAIDESIQE from the coding sequence ATGGAACACACAACTGCAAACCCATACAAGACCCCCGGTTCTGAGGTGCTGAATACCAATGCAAAAGCGGGGGCTATGAACTTTAAACGCATTAGCGCTTGGGGTGTTTTTGGTTTAGGTATTATTACGTTGGGTATTTATTATATTTATTGGATGTATAACCGGGCACAGGTGATTAACCAATTCCATGGTGAAAAAATATCTGCAGGCCTGCTCAATGGATTTGTCGCAATCGTGATTGCTACCTTCTTGTCGGGCTTTATCACTGAATTCGTTGATGAGTCCGGTCTTATTCTAGAGGCTATTCTCAATCTGGCTTACTTCGTGCTGTGGCTACTGGTGATTTTCGGTATTCGTAGTCGACTGGAAAATATTCTTGCTCGAAAACTTAATGGCATTATGACGTTCTTTTTTGGTGGGCTTTACCTGCAATACAAAATCAATGAAGCCATTGATGAATCCATTCAAGAATGA